A window of the Fulvia fulva chromosome 11, complete sequence genome harbors these coding sequences:
- a CDS encoding Notoamide biosynthesis cluster protein — MALSIGRLSSFYWSYLFQIIIVGLVVFCEPGIWTALNDLGAGGNAKPFLNNAANALTYGLMSVGCFLAGGVTNKITAKWTLFLGAAFYTPYAAGLHCNNRYGNEWFLLLGAALCGIGAPLLWASEAAIAVGYPEAAKRGRYVGIWMGTRQMGPLVGGAISLALNVNTAQKGKVTYTTYLGLVAISALGAPLALLLSQPQNVVRANGTAIPYMKKTTFGIEARAIWRQMRNKYMLLLIPVFLAGQFGTTYQGNYLTTYFTVRSRALASFLTAVVGAAANISTGAILDLPHFSRPAKSKAVYIIVLVFLTAAWIWNAIVEVKLSSMTETPSFDLGDGPFFRSAFAVYILFKFFYEVLQTYIYWLMAEIKGAQRDGDIARATGILRSWESIGSTIAYAVGATRWANRNQMILGFALWVLTIPSTLLAVFGEWNVAAVDVVVDVDAESSDEIDLEVQRVALGEEGKK, encoded by the exons ATGGCGTTAAGTATTGGAAGGCTCTCGAGCTTCTATTGGTCTTATCTGTTCCAGATCATCATCGTTGGCCTTGTGGTGTTTTGCGAGCCTGGAATTTGGACAGCTCTGAATGACCTTGGAGCTGGAGGCAATGCGAAG CCATTCCTCAACAATGCCGCCAATGCTCTGACATACGGCCTCATGTCCGTCGGCTGTTTCCTTGCTGGCGGAGTAACGAACAAGATCACGGCCAAATGGACACTGTTCCTGGGAGCCGCTTTCTACACTCCCTACGCAGCTGGACTGCACTGTAACAATCGATACGGTAACGAATGGTTTCTACTGCTCGGTGCGGCTCTCTGTGGCATCGGTGCACCACTGCTATGGGCAAGTGAAGCAGCCATCGCTGTTGGCTATCCTGAAGCAGCAAAACGTGGCCGATATGTAGGCATCTGGATGGGCACACGACAGATGGGTCCGCTGGTCGGCGGTGCGATCTCACTAGCTCTGAACGTCAACACTGCGCAGAAGGGGAAGGTCACGTACACGACGTACCTAGGACTGGTGGCGATATCTGCACTCGGGGCGCCGTTGGCTTTGTTGCTTTCGCAGCCGCAGAACGTCGTTCGAGCGAATGGTACGGCGATCCCATACATGAAGAAGACGACTTTCGGTATCGAGGCGAGGGCGATCTGGAGGCAGATGAGGAATAAGTACATGCTGCTGCTGATCCCGGTGTTTCTGGCTGGGCAGTTTGGGACGACGTATCAAGGGAACTACCTCACCA CATACTTCACCGTCCGCTCCAGAGCCCTCGCATCCTTCCTTACCGCGGTCGTAGGCGCAGCAGCCAACATATCCACCGGCGCGATCCTCGACCTTCCACACTTCTCCCGCCCAGCAAAGTCCAAAGCAGTCTACATCATCGTCCTAGTATTCCTCACAGCAGCCTGGATCTGGAACGCCATCGTCGAAGTCAAGCTATCCTCCATGACCGAAACACCCTCTTTCGATCTCGGCGATGGTCCTTTCTTCCGCTCCGCATTCGCAGTATACATCCTCTTCAAATTCTTCTACGAGGTGCTGCAGACGTACATCTACTGGCTGATGGCTGAGATCAAGGGTGCTCAGCGTGATGGCGATATCGCAAGAGCGACGGGGATCTTGCGGAGTTGGGAGAGTATTGGGAGTACCATTGCGTATGCTGTGGGCGCGACGCGTTGGGCGAATCGGAATCAGATGATTTTGGGGTTTGCGCTGTGGGTGCTCACTATACCGTCCACGCTGTTGGCGGTGTTTGGAGAGTGGAATGTGGCGGCTGTGGATGTGGTTGTGGACGTGGATGCGGAAAGCAGCGACGAGATTGACCTTGAGGTACAACGAGTTGCGCTTGGAGAGGAAGGCAAGAAGTAG
- a CDS encoding Thiol-specific monooxygenase, translating to MVKPVAIIGAGASGAAAAAALKAEDYHTKITIFERRETAGGTWIYDDDPGELPLLPGLLPPEADKPLPAPTHLPTTTEPTTQNRFDRTPIYAELTTNVPDVAMSFTKIPFPYGPFVPHHVPKQYIENYFSWHQTDSSLVLNTTVEDLVRLPKDRWRLVLRVHDASRKVDEWWEEEFDAVILANGHYSVPFIPNVTGLEAYLRKFPGRVEHSKTYRTPKAYGGQKVVVVGNSGFGRPIYNSRRSQGRCDGAKPEPGVAWLPVIEEFRSDGSILFADGTVLRDIDKVIYCTGYKVSHPFWNSSKNGRHLYDYATDRIVNNYQHTFIRDFPTLAFIGFPRVLTFRSFEYQAIAIARLWSNRSTRPLPHTAEQQSWEEDRAQMTKAERRKFHQIDWDNGESMDWFRWLFEFAGLPQLEGHGRCPPVLDTGTRWAIEHIRKYPGPQSAGCGEVQSFREVVDEEGREVVERHQDNLSFL from the exons ATGGTCAAACCCGTAGCCATCATCGGCGCCGGCGCTAGCG gcgccgccgccgccgcagCCCTCAAAGCAGAAGACTACCACACCAAGATCACCATCTTCGAACGACGAGAAACAGCAGGCGGGACCTGGATCTACGATGACGATCCAGGAGAGCTACCACTCTTGCCTGGTCTCCTCCCACCTGAAGCGGACAAACCATTACCAGCGCCGACACATCTTCCAACGACCACTGAACCAACAACACAGAATCGCTTCGATAGAACTCCGATTTATGCCGAGCTCACGACGAATGTGCCTGATGTCGCTATGAGCTTTACGAAAATCCCGTTCCCGTATGGTCCGTTCGTGCCGCATCATGTTCCGAAGCAGTATATTGAGAATTACTTCTCCTGGCATCAGACTGATTCGTCATTGGTGTTGAATACGACTGTGGAAGATCTGGTGAGGTTGCCGAAGGACCGATGGCGGTTGGTGTTGAGGGTACACGACGCTAGCAGGAAAGTTGACGAGTGGTGGGAGGAAGAGTTTGATGCTGTGATTCTTGCGAACGGCCACTATTCCGTTCCCTTCATCCCGAATGTCACTGGACTGGAGGCGTATCTGCGCAAGTTTCCTGGTCGGGTGGAGCATTCAAAGACGTACAGGACACCGAAAGCGTATGGTGGTCAGAAGGTCGTGGTGGTTGGGAACTCTGGCTTCGGG AGACCGATCTACAACTCCAGAAGATCTCAGGGACGATGTGATGGTGCCAAGCCGGAACCTGGTGTTGCATGGCTACCTGTCATCGAGGAATTTAGGAGTGACGGCAGCATACTCTTCGCAGACGGAACGGTGCTCCGCGATATTGACAAAGTGATATACTGCACAGGATACAAAGTATCCCATCCTTTCTGGAACTCGTCGAAGAATGGCCGGCATCTGTACGATTATGCCACAGATCGCATCGTGAACAACTACCAGCACACTTTCATTCGGGACTTTCCCACTTTGGCTTTCATTGGATTTCCCAGAGTCTTGACGTTCAGGTCCTTCGAGTATCAGGCCATAGCGATTGCACGACTGTGGTCGAATAGAAGCACAAGGCCGCTGCCACACACTGCCGAGCAGCAATCGTGGGAAGAAGACCGAGCGCAAATGACGAAGGCGGAGCGCAGGAAGTTCCATCAGATCGATTGGGACAATGGCGAAAGCATGGACTGGTTCAGGTGGCTTTTCGAGTTCGCTGGGCTGCCGCAGTTGGAAGGACACGGTCGGTGTCCGCCGGTGCTTGACACTGGAACGAGGTGGGCGATTGAGCATATCAGAAAGTATCCTGGTCCACAAAGTGCTGGCTGCGGCGAGGTGCAGAGCTTTCGAGAAGTTGTTGATGAAGAAGGGAGGGAAGTCGTCGAGCGCCACCAAGACAATCTGTCTTTTCTGTAG
- a CDS encoding putative extracellular glycosidase has product MSRFLILPLALLALRVAAQTSTDCNPLSANCPDDPALGTTFSDAYNKSVSEFDINFWNVTAGTQLISFDDQDGAAMAIDKEGDSVTVKSNFYIFWGTVEIMMKAAPGTGIISTVILLSDDLDEVDWEVMGGNSSTVENNYYGWGNTTQINSQYPALDGAQDDFHNYTIVWSQEKIQWMLNGNVVREQGYLEPGLYPQTPCRIQFGLWCGGCSENEGTRQWAGGKADFKGAPYVMNVKSIKITDGTTNSSSYSYGDHSGHWSSIQIKEGQSEAYKRINKLSTAQMAEKHWQGLSTDAKIGIAVGVLGGVLVAVIAWIFFCISQRKKGRAEAAAHDQAWEQQNAELMEYKSMMAQGNFAVSRQSIMMEAKQDRPKSFLRGGKF; this is encoded by the coding sequence ATGTCTCGTTTCTTGATCCTTCCACTCGCGCTTCTGGCCCTCAGAGTCGCTGCGCAGACATCTACAGACTGCAATCCACTCAGCGCCAATTGCCCTGATGATCCAGCTCTGGGCACGACCTTTAGCGATGCGTACAACAAGTCCGTCAGCGAATTCGACATCAACTTCTGGAACGTGACGGCAGGCACACAGCTCATCAGCTTCGACGACCAGGATGGCGCGGCTATGGCGATCGATAAAGAGGGCGACTCCGTCACCGTCAAGTCGAACTTCTACATCTTCTGGGGCACCGTCGAGATCATGATGAAGGCCGCACCAGGCACCGGCATCATCTCCACAGTAATCCTTCTCTCCGACGATCTGGACGAAGTCGACTGGGAAGTAATGGGCGGCAACTCCTCCACGGTCGAGAACAACTACTACGGCTGGGGCAACACCACCCAAATCAACTCACAATACCCCGCCCTCGACGGCGCGCAAGACGACTTCCACAACTACACGATCGTGTGGTCGCAAGAGAAGATCCAGTGGATGCTCAATGGCAATGTTGTGAGAGAGCAAGGATACCTTGAACCTGGTCTCTACCCGCAGACACCCTGTCGCATCCAGTTTGGTCTCTGGTGTGGCGGCTGCTCCGAGAACGAGGGCACGCGCCAGTGGGCTGGTGGAAAGGCCGACTTCAAGGGTGCTCCGTATGTCATGAATGTCAAGAGCATTAAGATCACGGATGGCACGACCAATTCCAGCTCGTACAGCTACGGCGACCACAGCGGTCACTGGAGCAGTATTCAGATCAAGGAGGGACAGTCGGAAGCATATAAGCGCATCAACAAGCTATCGACTGCGCAAATGGCGGAGAAACACTGGCAGGGTCTCTCGACTGATGCCAAAATCGGCATCGCAGTCGGTGTACTCGGTGGCGTCCTGGTCGCAGTGATTGCATGGATCTTCTTCTGCATTTCCCAGCGAAAGAAGGGCAGAGCTGAGGCTGCTGCGCATGATCAGGCCTGGGAGCAGCAGAATGCTGAGTTGATGGAGTACAAGTCGATGATGGCGCAGGGCAACTTTGCGGTGTCGCGGCAGTCGATCATGATGGAGGCCAAACAGGATCGGCCGAAGTCTTTCTTGCGCGGCGGCAAGTTCTGA
- a CDS encoding Glycerol 2-dehydrogenase (NADP(+)) yields MSQTTLPIDTSLGRLDTLPGELRNQIYGYALASDGKIGFDCYQVKDGTLRFCHKRPRNGSSELALATFTSLSLTSRAIATESRPLFYDTNTFEITFVEAKQARDWRGRLEWRTVQYGVSRERIVMVPGWNWKTPFCAPGFAIECLAKTRKLEMRDTRTVTLNDGNKIPLLGFGTASDRKKVKQAVAAAIETGYRHIDTASVYNTEVEVGEAIKESGMPREDVFLTTKLHNTDHARVAEALKESMQRLQTNYVDLYLIHWPCSVDPEDNSKVLPHWDYVKTWQEMQKLSATGKVKSIFGPKHRLWAFTICLIVLPASLILWGVGAAHQIHWFGLIVAMCGTAFCNCCGITPSVNFLVDSYPAVSGDGMTTVVIIRNTMSFDHPLAEWSRHAELLHQCCVRREDSGLCCVPGHDMEGEDVEVEVEGGVLEKKHVSMGMVH; encoded by the exons ATGTCGCAAACCACCTTGCCTATAGACACCTCCCTCGGCCGACTCGACACACTCCCCGGCGAGTTACGCAACCAGATCTACGGCTACGCACTGGCCTCTGACGGCAAAATCGGCTTCGATTGCTACCAAGTCAAAGACGGCACTCTTCGCTTCTGCCACAAGCGACCTCGCAACGGCTCAAGCGAGCTTGCCTTGGCCACCTTCACAAGCTTGTCTCTCACCAGTCGCGCCATCGCCACAGAGTCTCGTCCTCTTTTCTACGATACCAATACCTTCGAGATTACCTTCGTGGAGGCCAAGCAGGCGAGAGACTGGAGAGGGAGACTGGAATGGCGGACCGTACAGTATGGTGTGAGCAGGGAACGAATTGTCATGGTTCCTGGTTGGAACTGGAAGACGCCGTTTTGTGCGCCGGGGTTTGCGATCGAATGCCTGGCTAAGACCAGGAAGTTGGAGATGAGGGATAC GCGTACGGTGACGTTGAATGATGGCAACAAGATACCACTACTAGGATTTGGCACCGCATCAGATCGTAAGAAAGTAAAGCAGGCAGTCGCAGCAGCCATTGAGACTGGCTACCGACACATTGATACCGCTTCCGTGTACAACACTGAAGTCGAAGTCGGCGAGGCCATCAAAGAATCTGGCATGCCACGCGAAGACGTCTTCCTGACTACGAAGCTGCATAATACAGATCATGCGAGAGTGGCCGAGGCTCTTAAGGAGTCGATGCAAAGGTTGCAAACCAATTATGTCGATCTGTATCTAATCCACTGGCCATGTTCTGTTGATCCAGAGGACAACAGCAAGGTGCTTCCGCATTGGGACTATGTCAAGACCTGGCAAGAGATGCAGAAGCTGTCGGCCACTGGTAAGGTCAAAAGCATCTTTGGGCCCAAACACCGCTTATGGGCTTTCACTATCTGTCTCATCGTCCTTCCCGCATCACTCATCCTCTGGGGCGTGGGTGCCGCACATCAGATCCACTGGTTTGGCCTGATCGTGGCGATGTGCGGCACAGCCTTTTGCAACTGCTGCGGCATCACGCCAAGCGTCAACTTTCTGGTCGACAGCTATCCTGCTGTCAGTGGCGATGGGATGACAACCGTGGTCATCATTCGAAATACCATGAGTTTCGACCACCCCTTGGCTGAATGGTCTAGGCACGCAGAACTGCTTCATCAGTGCTGCGTTCGTCGCGAGGATAGCGGCTTGTGCTGTGTTCCTGGTCATGATATGGAAGGGGAAGATGTTGAGGTCGAGGTCGAAGGAGGAGTATTGGAAAAGAAACATGTGAGTATGGGGATGGTTCATTGA
- a CDS encoding Anucleate primary sterigmata protein B: protein MDSVVEPYASIMDVVSPARPASSSGTAALSLKEQNQRVDALSKENFDLKLKITFLEDAIHTRSHDGVEELVQQNVELRTELAHERRDAQAMRRKIKTIEQMNEKQADKLRLAQLQNASREDDDDPVLQADMHEEILYLRQQLHRSEDTITALRDEVTHREKEKHKMVDHVRSMANKQNHDASTINAAQMWQAMLNEEATRRETAEQEATDLRNQLARMKIKHSAAKKQPILGNYRARSRSTSRPRSDAEVEEELVNQLVEGEPPKSLNELKQEITELQEQNTELKHNNAELKRDLAAQTSMLTSRNRERERLQQQIEDLKLLQPHGARSVAGEGIFERSISRAHQRSQSRISDQTAVTEAERDDFHKKEGQLRDQLAELRIKYQELDRQHKTYLQYASALEDDFKEMETELHDHQEEIQSLQKERDDAIARNQEREQFHEDLKRRALDEINAIDEENNELEQQLEQADTQLQETQLKLQSTVDDYQGLQSELRSITQSVMSLEDLKKHNMRQIESLEQHIADAEDENRKWEETCTELRTKNRQLEVAQESLNSEVTFLREEQEGDKIKIGELENALNAAQQTIQDEQEKLHELENKMTEEREQRDVLENQSKEEVQKILDDLNTDGQKTKDEVRKLRRDLSGKEVECGGYKQRLDDLEQSLRDILGEPNGTKRSMLSSIEKLQRELETSLNHADKIKMDLADKERLLRHRDGLLENTSLESRRLSDLLDKERSSRKRDLEQFEKSSRGTAQQMRTIAQHETHIMELETSLTQVKRKSETLGQTYQEQLSERNNLLLALWNRLSTLCGSDWAQNHSLVEGELPSAEAINKNLGAFNKNVISAVKTIEALLGSFKVRIRTIEKDLWKDYQTLEHNLDIRIRRMDLLENAVDDAQRAIAEQAARRPEPSRTLSTKSVKNNEEFIKLKNEVKLLKTELKFHRQHPSAIAQQLVNQHQQTNVDHARTLSSGSPARQIVSQLLRHHSTSAVEQVEASPQQIVVSSPAIQPSELRWTHRLRELERRLKAEREARLLDRRGARQRLEQAGAENEELREALDRVRADGEVNESEE, encoded by the coding sequence ATGGATTCGGTAGTTGAGCCGTATGCCTCCATCATGGACGTCGTGTCTCCTGCACGCCCGGCCTCATCGAGTGGCACAGCTGCTCTAAGCCTCAAGGAACAAAACCAGCGTGTCGACGCGCTTTCAAAGGAGAACTTCGATCTCAAATTGAAAATCACCTTCCTCGAAGACGCGATACACACCCGCTCTCACGATGGCGTCGAGGAGCTGGTCCAACAGAACGTCGAGCTGCGGACCGAACTGGCTCACGAGCGTCGAGACGCGCAAGCCATGCGACGAAAGATCAAGACCATCGAACAGATGAACGAAAAACAAGCCGACAAACTCAGGCTTGCACAACTACAGAACGCGTCACGCGAAGACGATGACGACCCCGTCCTCCAGGCAGACATGCACGAGGAGATCCTCTACCTCCGCCAGCAGCTCCACCGCTCCGAGGACACCATCACCGCCCTCCGCGATGAGGTCACCCACAGAGAAAAGGAGAAACACAAGATGGTCGATCACGTGCGCAGCATGGCCAACAAGCAGAATCACGACGCCAGCACCATCAACGCTGCGCAGATGTGGCAAGCCATGCTCAACGAAGAAGCTACACGTCGCGAAACAGCCGAGCAGGAGGCCACCGACCTACGCAACCAGCTCGCCAGAATGAAGATCAAGCACTCGGCAGCCAAGAAACAACCCATTCTAGGCAACTACCGAGCAAGATCGCGATCAACATCGCGCCCACGAAGTGACGCCGAGGTCGAGGAAGAGCTCGTAAACCAGCTGGTAGAAGGGGAGCCGCCAAAGTCTCTCAACGAGCTCAAACAGGAGATTACAGAACTCCAAGAGCAGAATACCGAGCTGAAACACAACAACGCTGAACTCAAACGCGATCTGGCAGCACAGACGAGCATGCTCACCTCGAGAAACCGTGAGCGCGAGCGCCTTCAACAACAGATTGAAGACTTGAAGCTCCTGCAACCACACGGTGCTCGCTCAGTGGCCGGAGAGGGCATCTTCGAGCGCTCAATCTCGCGTGCCCACCAGCGCAGTCAGTCCAGAATAAGCGACCAGACTGCCGTCACGGAAGCAGAACGCGACGACTTTCACAAAAAGGAAGGCCAGCTGAGGGACCAGCTCGCCGAGCTGCGCATCAAGTACCAAGAGCTTGATCGTCAGCACAAGACTTACCTGCAGTACGCCTCCGCCCTCGAAGATGACTTCAAAGAGATGGAAACAGAATTGCACGACCATCAGGAGGAGATTCAAAGCCTCCAAAAGGAGCGCGATGACGCCATCGCAAGAAACCAGGAGCGTGAGCAGTTTCACGAGGATCTTAAGAGACGTGCCCTCGACGAAATCAACGCAATTGACGAGGAAAACAACGAGCTCGAACAGCAGCTCGAACAAGCAGACACCCAGCTGCAAGAGACGCAGTTGAAGTTGCAATCAACGGTCGATGACTACCAAGGACTCCAGAGCGAGCTCCGCAGCATCACTCAAAGTGTGATGAGCCTTGAGGATCTCAAGAAGCACAACATGCGCCAGATCGAAAGCCTGGAGCAACATATCGCGGACGCAGAAGACGAGAACCGCAAATGGGAGGAGACCTGCACAGAGCTTCGCACTAAGAACCGCCAACTGGAGGTCGCTCAAGAGAGCTTGAACTCCGAGGTCACCTTTCTGAGGGAGGAACAAGAAGGCGACAAAATCAAGATCGGCGAGCTGGAGAACGCACTCAACGCGGCCCAGCAGACCATCCAAGACGAGCAGGAGAAACTCCATGAGCTCGAAAACAAGATGACCGAGGAACGCGAACAGCGCGACGTACTCGAAAATCAATCAAAGGAGGAGGTTCAGAAGATCCTGGACGACCTCAACACAGACGGCCAAAAGACAAAAGATGAAGTTAGGAAGCTTCGTCGCGACTTGTCCGGCAAAGAAGTCGAGTGTGGCGGCTACAAGCAACGCCTAGACGACCTCGAACAGTCACTCCGTGACATACTTGGTGAACCGAATGGCACCAAACGCAGCATGCTCTCCAGCATCGAGAAGCTGCAACGTGAGTTGGAGACATCTCTGAACCATGCAGACAAGATCAAGATGGATCTCGCCGACAAAGAACGACTCCTCCGCCACCGCGATGGCCTGTTGGAGAACACCAGCCTTGAGTCCCGACGACTCTCGGATCTTCTTGACAAGGAGCGCTCATCACGCAAGCGTGACCTGGAGCAATTCGAAAAGTCCTCACGAGGGACCGCACAACAAATGCGCACCATCGCGCAGCACGAGACTCACATCATGGAGCTCGAGACTTCGTTGACACAAGTCAAACGCAAGTCAGAAACACTGGGACAGACGTACCAGGAACAGCTCAGCGAGCGCAATAATTTGCTGCTAGCATTGTGGAACAGACTCTCCACACTTTGCGGCTCCGATTGGGCTCAGAACCACTCCCTCGTCGAAGGCGAGCTACCCAGCGCTGAGGCCATCAACAAGAACCTTGGAGCATTCAACAAGAACGTCATATCTGCTGTCAAGACCATCGAGGCACTCCTTGGAAGCTTCAAAGTCCGCATCCGCACCATCGAGAAAGATCTCTGGAAGGACTACCAGACGCTCGAACATAACCTGGACATCCGCATTCGTCGCATGGATCTCCTCGAAAACGCAGTCGACGATGCCCAGAGAGCGATTGCAGAACAAGCAGCTCGACGTCCTGAACCGAGCCGCACCCTGAGCActaagagtgttaagaacAACGAGGAGTTCATCAAGCTTAAGAACgaggtcaaactccttaaGACCGAGCTGAAGTTCCATCGCCAACATCCCAGCGCTATCGCGCAACAGTTGGTCAACCAACACCAACAAACCAATGTCGACCATGCGCGTACATTGAGCAGTGGCAGCCCTGCGCGCCAGATCGTGAGTCAGCTGCTCAGACACCACTCAACCTCAGCAGTGGAGCAAGTTGAGGCATCCCCACAGCAAATCGTGGTTTCGAGCCCTGCAATCCAGCCATCGGAGCTTAGATGGACCCATCGGCTGCGAGAGCTAGAGCGTCGTCTTAAGGCAGAGCGCGAAGCGCGCCTGCTAGATAGGAGAGGAGCCCGCCAGCGCCTCGAGCAGGCAGGCGCGGAAAATGAGGAGTTGCGCGAAGCGCTGGATAGGGTCCGTGCGGATGGCGAGGTGAATGAGTCGGAGGAGTAG
- a CDS encoding N amino acid transport system protein, whose translation MSDSSISPSRDAEAKMHDQEADSPERSGSKYGPPGDPFGDETNAEVKYRTLTWWQCSLLMIAETISLGILSLPSVMATVGLVPGVIMLVVLGIIASYTGFVFGQFKQAFPHVANMADAGEVLMGTFGKELIGTAQIILLIFILGSHLLTFTIAWNAITGHATCTIVWGVVGLVVFFLLSLPRTLKNVSYMSIVSFISIVGAVFITVIAVGIGKPAGAIVEATTSPSFPTGFSSAMNICFAYAGHMAFFSFIAEMQKPEEFPKALAGLQSAAISLYLIAAVVIYVYVGADVASPALGSAGTVVKKVAYGIALPTIVIAGVIYANVAAKQIYLRMFRGSRHIHEKTWTGLGSWIGIIAILWIIAWVIAESIPVFNNLNSLIVALFVSWFTYGIAGESQQNRQSVT comes from the exons ATGTCCGACTCCAGCATTAGTCCTTCAAGGGACGCAGAGGCCAAAATGCACGACCAGGAGGCAGACTCACCAGAGCGAAGTGGAAGCAAATATGGTCCGCCTGGGGATCCTTTTGGCGACGAAACGAATGCTGAGGTCAAATATCGGACGCTCACCTGGTGGCAATGCTCACTCCTCATGATCGCGGAAACGATATCGCTGGGCATCTTGTCTCTGCCTTCCGTGATGGCTACGGTCGGGCTGGTTCCTGGAGTCATCATGCTGGTCGTCCTGGGCATAATCGCAAGCTACACGGGATTCGTGTTCGGACAATTCAAGCAGGCCTTCCCACACGTGGCAAATATGGCTGATGCTGGAGAAGTGCTGATGGGAACCTTCGGGAAAGAGCTCATTGGAACTGCACAG ATTATTCTCCTGATCTTCATTCTCGGCAGCCATCTTTTGACCTTCACGATTGCCTGGAATGCGATTACTGGACACGCCACTTGCACTATTGTGTGGGGAGTTGTCGGACTGGTGGTCTTCTTCCTGCTATCGTTGCCGCGGACGCTCAAGAATGTCTCGTACATGAGCATTGTGTCGTTCATCTCAATCGTGGGAGCGGTGTTCATCACTGTGATTGCAGTGGGGATCGGGAAGCCAGCTGGAGCGATCGTCGAGGCTACCACATCACCTAGCTTTCCGACTGGATTCAGCTCCGCTATGAACATCTGCTTTGCCTACGCGGGTCACATGGCATTTTTCAGCTTCATCGCAGAAATGCAGAAGCCGGAGGAATTTCCGAAAGCGCTGGCGGGACTGCAATCCGCAGCGATCAGTCTTTACCTGATTGCAGCTGTGGTCATATATGTGTACGTCGGAGCAGACGTGGCATCGCCGGCACTGGGCTCTGCGGGTACCGTGGTTAAGAAGGTGGCGTATGGCATTGCGCTGCCTACT ATTGTGATCGCAGGAGTCATCTACGCAAACGTCGCGGCCAAGCAAATCTACCTCCGGATGTTCAGAGGCTCAAGACATATTCACGAGAAGACGTGGACCGGACTAGGGTCCTGGATTGGCATCATTGCTATACTCTGGATCATCGCTTGGGTCATTGCTGAGAGCATTCCTGTGTTCAACAACTTGAATTCGTTGATTGTGGCACTCTTCGTCTCCTGGTTCACTTATGGTATTGCGGGCGAGTCACAACAGAACAGACAGAGCGTCACTTGA
- a CDS encoding putative thioredoxin reductase has translation MWSSSFLGLCLLAVSAAAAPSLAPAVKADYDAIIVGGGPAGLAAASGLGRVRRDVLLVDSGEYRNDPTRHAHDISGFDGVTPAWLRFAARQQVEDYGTIAMVNGTVTDIEPAQTPSATTLFTVSITYPDNKPVTFTARKVVLGTGMRDILPQTPGIEENWGKGIYWCPWCDGHEHADQPLGILADLPSAVTSVREILTLNTDIVLFVNGTDTPEERQKAETSFPGWETYLQLHDVKIENRTMSNLTRLRDGATPFADPSLPTHPEHDLFQVDFEGGGEPILRNAFFADFPSEQKSTIGQDAGVQLLGTKLSANGSQGLSTNIAGIYAIGDANSDNVTNVPHAFFTGKRTAVFLHVQLERENSVAQIAGGRVLPRPRKREVESERALWARMNVEGDVTYAGEFDR, from the exons ATGTGGTCCTCATCATTCTTAGGCCTTTGCCTACTCGCAGTCTCTGCCGCAGCTGCACCATCCCTCGCACCAGCCGTCAAGGCCGACTACGATGCCATCATCGTTGGCGGTGGTCCTGCTGGTCTCGCCGCAGCAAGCGGTCTCGGCCGAGTGCGTCGCGATGTTCTGCTGGTAGATTCTGGAGAATACCGCAACGACCCAACACGGCATGCGCACGACATTAGTGGTTTCGACGGAGTTACACCGGCATGGCTTCGTTTCGCAGCACGCCAGCAAGTCGAGGACTACGGCACTATTGCGATGGTGAATGGCACAGTCACAGACATTGAGCCAGCGCAGACGCCCAGCGCTACGACTTTGTTCACGGTCTCCATCACATACCCGGATAACAAGCCGGTCACTTTCACAGCCCGCAAGGTTGTGCTGGGCACTGGCATGAGGGATATTCTCCCTCAGACACCCGGTATCGAAGAGAACTGGGGCAAAGGAATCTACTGGTGCCCATGGTGCGACGGCCACGAACACGCCGACCAGCCTCTGGGTATTCTCGCCGACCTGCCCAGCGCCGTCACTTCAGTCAGAGAGATCTTGACCCTAAACACCGACATTGTCCTCTTCGTCAACGGAACCGACACGCCAGAAGAACGGCAAAAGGCAGAGACCTCCTTCCCGGGCTGGGAGACGTACCTCCAACTCCACGACGTGAAGATCGAGAACCGCACAATGTCGAACCTCACCCGCCTGCGAGATGGCGCCACACCATTCGCCGATCCCAGCCTGCCGACGCATCCTGAGCACGACTTGTTCCAGGTCGACTTTGAGGGTGGTGGCGAACCTATCCTGCGGAATGCATTCTTTGCCGACTTTCCCTCTGAGCAGAAG TCCACCATCGGCCAAGACGCCGGCGTCCAGCTCCTCGGCACCAAACTCTCCGCCAACGGCTCCCAAGGCCTATCAACCAACATCGCAGGTATCTACGCTATCGGCGACGCCAACTCAGACAATGTCACCAACGTCCCACACGCTTTCTTCACCGGCAAGCGCACAGCAGTGTTCCTGCACGTGCAGCTAGAGAGGGAGAACTCGGTGGCGCAGATCGCTGGTGGAAGGGTCTTGCCACGACCTCGCAAGAGGGAGGTTGAGAGTGAGAGGGCGTTGTGGGCGAGGATGAATGTTGAGGGTGATGTTACGTATGCTGGGGAGTTTGATCGGTAG